Genomic segment of Panicum virgatum strain AP13 chromosome 2K, P.virgatum_v5, whole genome shotgun sequence:
ATAAATTTTGATTCAGTGCATACACAAAAACTGCTCGCACATGCTGCAGGGACGTCCATGATGCAAGGAATTTGGGATGTGAAACCTATCTATGTCATTGCTCATTTCGCATGTCCCGCCAAAAAAGGGGGAAAAGTCTGATTTACACTCTTGAACTATCACACAAGTTTGATTTTCAACATTCAACTAGAAAACTGGATAACAAAGGCCATCCAACTATTGAAACTGGGTAAATTTAGCCCCTTAGgcggttttgaaggtggttttctattttgtgagaactataaatatttaattttaatattaaaaaattcataagtaattcattttaaatcaaaaaaatatgaaatcattatcaaaagttttctaaaatataacctatctattgacATGATACTCTTTAGTTATTCAGATCTAATTTTGTATTTTCATAATTCTTGGTTGCGTGtagttatgtctattatttttgaataaccaagattcaaatagagcaataatagatagttataattttagaaaaaaattggtactagtttcaaatttttctgatttaaacgaattagttttgattttttagatcaaATTAGAATTTCTTTAACTTatgtaaaaatacaaaaccaccttgaAAAACCGCTCCATGGGCTAAATTTGCCCgattttgatagttggatggcctatgttatctgattttgtagttgaaagttgaaaatcGAACTTCTGCAATAGTTTGAGAGTGTAAATCAgacttaaaaaaaaaactgctccAAACTTTGCTGAGGGATGTCTCCAAATGGTTTGGGCAAACGAAGGGCAAAAGTtttggagagagagggaggtgggGGGCTTTCCCAGTAGGAGTATTTGAGAGCAGAGAGAAAAGTACTTGATTCCGTATGTGCTTGGGGTTGATGTGTAAAAAGGTCGCACTTTTTTTTAATTAGGACAGCCATTACAAGTCGAAGGGCAAAATGGCACATCAAGGCCTCCGCTCCGTCCAAAGTGGCTTGGCTTCAGTCCGATGGCTCGGATGCCACTCTCCGGCAGCGCGGAAGTGATGCGCTCTTGGACAAATACCTGTGATCTATTACCAAGTTAAATATAGTGATTGAACATGTCCATTGCAAAACGGGAAAAGGAATTGAATCTAGTTATCTAGCACCCCATACAGCAGCCGCTACAAGCTTGGAAATTTAATGTAATCATTCTGCATTTTGCATGGAAGTAGGGCAAAGACGATGAATCCTACAATGGATTGTCTTTCGAGATCTCGTAGTAATTGCTCAATCACTTAATTTATGTATTGAGAAAAAGAATGTCTTTCAAGCCCTCGAAGTAACTGTTCAACCGCTTAATTTatgtataaaaaatatatattgtaAGCTGTGTGGTAACCACAACTTGTACAATAGTAAGATAATCAGTCTTTATGAGACGGTTGTTTCGCGAAACACCCATGTCATTATTTCTCCTTCCCCTCAACAAAAATTTTATGTGAAACTGTACCTGACAACCTTTAAGTTCGCTGACATTTCCCAATATACTTATAGTTATAATCCATTTTACTTCTGCAGCGGCATGTCGGTCTCTTGTGATCACTTCTACCCACGGAATATAATGCCAAACTAATTAGCCATACAAATCAGATATAGATCTTCCAACGGCTAAATTATtaactaatttaatttaagaGAATCCATGATCAGATCCTAAAGCAAATGCCACCAAGTTAGGCATATATGCTTTAGCTAAAAAACTAGTCATATGACACAACATAATAAGGAGGGATCAAAGTTTCTACATAGGTCTGACATGCACAGGCACTGTCGGACAGTAAAAATCTGCAACAACACATCAGCTACATCGTCCCATACTGTCTGCTGCTCCCTGCTAGATAGTTCTACATGTACAAGATACAGGTCAAAGTCAATTCATGGATTGACATCTTGCTCCCGGCGCTAAGAGTTCTCCATCCTCGAAGGCCACCATCTTATGGTCAGTTGATCTCAGCCCCTTAAAGGTTCACAAGACAAACATGCAGTTGATATGGTCAGTGGTTCAAACAGGAAAACAAGGTCCTGATTTTGATAAGAAATATATGATATATGCGGCCCTAATATGGATTAATTCTGCATTATCCTTTGCTAACTATTGCATGGTGTGTATTTAGGTGCCAGATAAATTCGAAGTTTGTGCCCAATAAATTCCTTATTCCAGAAGACAGCTAGTTCCGATCCAGTAGCTGCTGCCCTAAATTTTTTTGTAGCTTTCAGATTTAATTTGGAGGTTTTAGGGAACTTTGGCTCTGATACCCTTTAGCATGTGTGACCACACATGATTTGCACCAACCTGAACACATTGATGTGAAAGGAGCAAAGGTATATACAGCTAACCGACTTCACTTCCTTTATGCATGTATTGGACCATTTTGTTCATATAAAGTTCCAAAGCTCAACTGTTGTTCATacccaaataaaaataatatttaaacCTAGAGCGTGTTCACAGAAATGGATAGGTCTTGTCAAGTGCACATATTACTATCAGCTAAAACTTCACTCCGGGGAAAATAAAAACTAGTAACAGGAACTGTGTCTGCTGTACTAAATCTAAAGGCAAGAGAGAGTTCAGTCAGAACCATTACCAGTTAGGGCGCACATCCCATCTAGTTGGCCGCTTCCTCTTAGAAGTCAAGGTTTCTGCAGGATCTGGTACATCCTTTTGTGGGACAATTGCCGGCCTTGGTCCATCTGAAAGCATTTCTTCATCCTCTGATTCACTCTCTGTCTCAGACTCTTCACTGATCCATCCATAGCAGGGAAGCCTTGCAGGAGCAGCTCTTGTAGCTGGAGGTAGTGGCAGTACATGTTCCTGGGGAGGAAAACTATTGGGAGAAGCTTTCTGTTCAACGGCTGACTGAGTTTCAGTTGGTGCCTCACTATTCACTGCTTGTGAAGCTTCCATATCATGTTCTGGTGTTGCCTTgtcctccgcagcttcttcttGTTTCTGTATAGAAAGTCAGTCCACTTAAAAATCGGACTGGACAGCAACATAAATCCCAAGCAGCAACTTAGTCAGAATGAGCAACTATGTTAATTCTTGTTAAGATCTCTGATGTGCTTTTGTGCCTAAATTATGCTGAGAACTTCACGGTGTTTACACAGTTCATAGGCCAGTGGTGGCATTTCAAGATCACACAAAATGATGCTGGAAGACCACACTATCCAATTATTCGGTGCTCTATCAATTCCAATACAGTATGTTTCAGTGGATCAATGCTGCAACTTTACATGCTCTGGATTAAGAGAGTATGTGCAACGATGGTATAAAATTCAGGCAGAACACAGACACAGGTGAGGAAGGAAGTGAGTTCACCTCCAGCTGCCCCTGTTCTTCCAGAAGTTTGTCAAGCACAACACGGTATGATCCCTCCTCCAGGAACACCCAGCCATCCCTCCCGTACAGCTTAATCATTGAAACATTGTTACAGAACTCGTTAGTAGTATTCCTTAGTCCTCAATCAAACACTTGTCAGCAAAGAAAAAGAATTCTTCAATCAAACAGACATTCACTTTTCCAATATTTTAAGAATCAACGGAGTAGTTCTTGAAACATAAAAAAAAGTGTTAGCGTTGCTACATTCCTCACACCaaaatgaataaaaaaaataaaaaatgttacACCAGCTCTCTCTCCCGTAGGACGTTGAAGCAAAATTTTCAGTTGCATCTACGATCTGATCCACTGCGCTAGATGATCCAGCAGCGTA
This window contains:
- the LOC120672711 gene encoding uncharacterized protein LOC120672711 isoform X2, which produces MGRPRPKRGERRIDAAIDHLAQYGFRRPQIRKIINNLLQKQEEAAEDKATPEHDMEASQAVNSEAPTETQSAVEQKASPNSFPPQEHVLPLPPATRAAPARLPCYGWISEESETESESEDEEMLSDGPRPAIVPQKDVPDPAETLTSKRKRPTRWDVRPNWG
- the LOC120672711 gene encoding probable inactive histone-lysine N-methyltransferase SUVR1 isoform X1; this encodes MGRPRPKRGERRIDAAIDHLAQYGFRRPQIRKIINNLLQLYGRDGWVFLEEGSYRVVLDKLLEEQGQLEKQEEAAEDKATPEHDMEASQAVNSEAPTETQSAVEQKASPNSFPPQEHVLPLPPATRAAPARLPCYGWISEESETESESEDEEMLSDGPRPAIVPQKDVPDPAETLTSKRKRPTRWDVRPNWG